A window from Xylanibacillus composti encodes these proteins:
- a CDS encoding spore germination protein, protein MKREQSGQKEPAVWRVLQEQFGGMADYRSQSVKQDNSELMLAYLESIVDSKLIPERLVKPYYENKAIYAQYLAALGRPLQDRDVQQAAQAMLSGQVICCLDGQVFACELRKKEASPVGEAKVEKTVLGPKDTLTESLDSNLISSSR, encoded by the coding sequence ATGAAGCGAGAGCAATCAGGCCAGAAAGAGCCAGCGGTTTGGCGGGTATTGCAGGAGCAGTTCGGCGGCATGGCCGATTACCGGAGCCAATCCGTGAAGCAGGACAACAGCGAGCTTATGCTTGCCTATCTGGAGTCTATTGTGGACAGCAAGCTCATTCCGGAGCGACTCGTCAAGCCGTATTACGAAAACAAGGCAATCTATGCCCAGTACTTGGCGGCGCTTGGCCGACCGCTGCAGGATCGGGACGTTCAACAGGCGGCGCAAGCGATGCTCAGCGGGCAAGTGATTTGCTGTCTGGACGGCCAGGTGTTCGCCTGCGAGCTGCGGAAGAAGGAGGCTTCTCCTGTCGGGGAAGCCAAGGTAGAAAAGACGGTTCTGGGGCCAAAGGATACGTTAACCGAGAGCCTGGATTCGAACCTGATTTCATCATCCCGTTAA
- a CDS encoding sugar-binding transcriptional regulator encodes MSSLLELQKQLLPELMDVMKKRYTILHHIKLSGSIGRRTLAQSVHMTERVLRSEVDILKQQGLLDTNSTGMHITAAGEELLEGLEPYIRQLFGLTDLAERIRCHFGLKQVIIVPGDSDESILAKKELGRAGAAALREVVQPQDVIAVAGGSTMAEIAECLTASSAFRGTWFLPARGGLGENVELQANSIASTMAKRTGGQYRLLHVPDHLSEDAYQSLIQEPNIRELIAIIRKARIVVHGIGDAMVMATRRNVDSAMKESLAREGALAEAFGYYFDHKGHVVHNIPTVGLRLEDIYKTELVIGVAGGKSKGEAIAAVLRFGHEDILVTDEAAAEQILHYLS; translated from the coding sequence TTGAGCAGTTTGCTGGAATTGCAGAAGCAGCTTCTTCCCGAGCTGATGGACGTCATGAAGAAGCGGTATACGATTCTCCATCATATCAAGCTTAGCGGCAGCATAGGAAGAAGGACATTAGCCCAGTCCGTACATATGACGGAGCGGGTGCTGCGCAGCGAGGTCGATATCCTCAAGCAGCAGGGGCTGCTCGATACGAACAGCACCGGCATGCATATTACAGCAGCGGGCGAGGAGCTGCTAGAGGGACTGGAGCCGTATATTCGCCAGCTGTTCGGCCTGACTGATCTGGCTGAGCGGATTCGCTGTCATTTCGGATTGAAGCAAGTGATCATAGTCCCTGGAGACTCGGACGAGTCGATCTTGGCGAAGAAGGAGCTGGGACGAGCGGGTGCTGCGGCGCTGCGCGAGGTTGTCCAGCCGCAGGATGTGATTGCGGTAGCAGGCGGTTCGACGATGGCGGAAATCGCTGAATGCTTAACGGCTTCGTCGGCGTTTCGCGGCACGTGGTTTTTGCCGGCGCGCGGCGGGCTTGGCGAGAATGTCGAGCTGCAGGCGAATTCCATTGCCTCAACGATGGCGAAGCGAACCGGCGGCCAATACCGGCTGCTGCATGTGCCTGACCATCTGAGCGAGGACGCGTACCAATCTTTGATACAGGAGCCGAATATCCGCGAGCTGATTGCGATAATCCGCAAGGCCCGCATCGTGGTGCACGGCATCGGAGACGCTATGGTGATGGCGACGCGGCGCAATGTGGATTCCGCCATGAAGGAAAGCCTGGCCCGGGAAGGGGCGCTGGCCGAAGCATTCGGCTATTACTTCGATCATAAAGGGCATGTAGTCCACAACATTCCAACCGTCGGTCTCCGATTGGAGGACATCTACAAGACGGAGCTGGTCATCGGCGTGGCCGGCGGCAAGAGCAAGGGCGAAGCGATAGCGGCTGTCTTGCGATTCGGCCATGAGGATATACTGGTTACGGACGAGGCCGCAGCAGAGCAAATTCTGCATTACTTATCTTAA
- a CDS encoding stalk domain-containing protein — MSWSWKRNIAAVLAAVLMMSALGILPAAAAGSPNNSVGGTTVQVALYLDSKQALLNGEPVDLAYPATSIDGRTFLPAKFLGDSFGFPVIWHEATQTIEMQLPGGSTVLLDQKAGTAYLNGAFLPWDSVAAIKEGTLLVQMSWICDLIGAQYSYDSNIRKIEVTFLRLPGSIYNTQTGNSLPTAKFAFTKPSYRLGEPVETVDLSYDADGDGLVKYEWSGKQAAYFRPGEYEVTLRVTDSQGNVSPPYTRKLKIDDIPYLTEEEYPFYYGKIGSIVPMSGALRSYVSRMPRVDGETLPVEDRKLLVSDSPETITEEGVLYRDTIQGKARIYAHHLNGTDEPITVAVMLTNPGRDPVTLRATNKGEVYPNLYAHLIGYQAAVDFLLRDPFNKTVTVPPGETRLFMQMPTMYPYQGINMIYDVETDGRLQVSVVASHRSDGLNEVVQRGRELPYNGHVRGTFVQSDVIKRVNAATMREPHHMLIADGTTDPYVQGYDVFRGESVTNKGNYGVTYKVHIDNPGEMALGIVARGGLFKGVFKINGKMVLAPQSGTLTAYDGVLLLHRTTGEERSLEVEFIPPAGSAFPISLVMYPLRKE; from the coding sequence ATGAGCTGGAGTTGGAAGAGGAATATAGCGGCTGTACTGGCAGCCGTTCTGATGATGAGTGCGCTTGGCATATTGCCGGCCGCGGCAGCAGGATCGCCTAATAATAGCGTGGGGGGCACTACGGTACAGGTTGCCCTATATCTGGACAGCAAGCAGGCGTTGTTGAATGGAGAGCCGGTTGATCTGGCATATCCTGCTACCTCGATTGATGGCCGGACTTTCCTGCCCGCCAAGTTTCTGGGCGATTCCTTCGGGTTTCCGGTCATCTGGCATGAAGCTACGCAAACAATTGAGATGCAGCTTCCCGGCGGAAGTACGGTTTTGCTGGATCAGAAGGCCGGGACTGCTTACTTGAACGGCGCGTTTCTGCCATGGGATTCGGTGGCCGCAATCAAGGAAGGCACGCTGCTGGTGCAGATGTCCTGGATTTGTGATTTGATCGGTGCTCAGTACAGCTATGACAGCAATATCCGCAAGATAGAAGTGACCTTTCTGCGTTTGCCGGGTTCCATCTACAATACGCAAACTGGCAATTCCCTGCCTACTGCCAAGTTCGCGTTCACCAAGCCCAGCTACCGATTGGGAGAGCCTGTCGAAACCGTGGATCTCAGCTATGATGCTGACGGCGACGGACTCGTCAAGTATGAATGGTCAGGCAAGCAGGCCGCCTATTTCCGGCCCGGTGAATATGAAGTTACCCTGCGGGTGACCGATTCCCAAGGGAATGTGAGTCCCCCTTACACCCGCAAGCTGAAAATAGACGATATTCCTTACTTAACGGAGGAAGAATATCCATTCTATTACGGAAAAATCGGTTCGATCGTTCCGATGAGCGGAGCGCTCCGCAGTTATGTGAGTCGGATGCCTCGTGTTGACGGGGAGACTCTCCCGGTAGAAGATCGCAAGCTGCTGGTCAGCGACAGCCCGGAGACGATTACGGAGGAAGGCGTCCTGTATCGCGACACGATCCAGGGCAAAGCGCGCATTTATGCGCATCACCTGAACGGTACGGATGAGCCGATCACGGTCGCTGTCATGCTGACTAATCCCGGCCGTGATCCGGTTACGCTGAGAGCGACGAACAAAGGCGAGGTATATCCGAACCTGTATGCGCATTTGATTGGCTATCAGGCTGCGGTTGATTTCCTGTTGCGAGACCCGTTCAACAAGACGGTGACTGTCCCTCCTGGGGAGACTCGGTTATTTATGCAAATGCCGACGATGTATCCTTATCAGGGTATCAATATGATTTATGATGTCGAGACGGATGGTCGGCTTCAGGTGAGTGTCGTGGCCTCTCATCGCTCAGACGGCTTGAATGAAGTTGTGCAGCGAGGACGAGAACTGCCTTACAACGGACATGTGCGCGGCACCTTCGTGCAATCGGATGTCATCAAACGGGTTAACGCGGCGACCATGCGGGAGCCTCACCATATGCTGATTGCCGATGGCACGACCGATCCTTACGTGCAGGGCTATGATGTGTTCCGGGGCGAGTCGGTCACGAACAAAGGCAACTATGGCGTCACTTACAAGGTGCACATCGACAACCCGGGCGAAATGGCGCTGGGCATCGTGGCAAGAGGCGGCTTGTTCAAGGGCGTCTTCAAGATTAACGGCAAAATGGTGCTTGCGCCGCAAAGCGGCACGCTGACCGCCTATGACGGTGTGCTTCTGCTGCACCGCACAACTGGCGAGGAACGCTCGCTTGAAGTGGAATTTATCCCGCCGGCGGGGTCTGCTTTCCCGATCAGTCTCGTTATGTACCCGCTGCGGAAGGAGTAA
- the tpiA gene encoding triose-phosphate isomerase produces the protein MRTPIIAGNWKMFKTAAEATAFVEAVKGKAEVGGVESVICAPFTALPALVEAVKGTTIRVGAQNFHWEESGAFTGEISGVMLQDLGVKYVIIGHSERRAYFAETDETVNKKTKAAFQYDLIPIVCVGEKLEEREAGRTKEVCKVQTDAALEGLTAEQAAKVVIAYEPIWAIGTGKSSTAEDANEVIGYIREQVAAKFGDSTAQAVRIQYGGSVKPANVKEFMSQSDIDGALVGGASLEPNSYIQLVEGAR, from the coding sequence GTGAGAACACCGATTATTGCAGGAAATTGGAAAATGTTCAAGACAGCCGCCGAAGCGACAGCTTTCGTCGAGGCTGTCAAGGGCAAGGCAGAGGTCGGCGGCGTGGAAAGCGTCATCTGTGCGCCGTTCACTGCGCTCCCGGCGCTGGTGGAAGCTGTCAAGGGCACGACGATCCGGGTAGGCGCGCAGAACTTCCACTGGGAAGAAAGCGGCGCCTTCACGGGGGAAATCAGCGGCGTGATGCTGCAGGATCTCGGCGTCAAATATGTCATCATCGGCCATTCCGAACGCCGCGCTTACTTCGCGGAAACGGATGAGACGGTGAACAAGAAGACGAAGGCGGCGTTCCAGTACGATTTGATTCCGATCGTCTGCGTTGGCGAGAAGCTGGAAGAGCGCGAAGCCGGACGGACGAAGGAAGTGTGCAAGGTGCAGACGGACGCGGCGTTGGAAGGCCTTACGGCTGAGCAGGCGGCGAAGGTTGTTATCGCTTATGAGCCGATCTGGGCGATTGGCACAGGCAAGTCCAGCACGGCTGAGGATGCGAATGAGGTGATCGGCTACATACGCGAGCAAGTCGCTGCCAAGTTCGGCGACAGCACCGCGCAGGCGGTCCGCATCCAATATGGCGGCAGCGTGAAGCCGGCAAATGTGAAGGAATTCATGAGCCAATCCGATATCGACGGGGCGTTGGTAGGCGGAGCGAGCCTCGAGCCGAATTCCTACATTCAGCTTGTTGAGGGGGCGCGCTAA
- a CDS encoding Ger(x)C family spore germination C-terminal domain-containing protein, giving the protein MCPACCLWRRLQDRINRTFSEQLERILKEAQQQGMDPVGFGLRYRAMHADEQEWEDWKAAYPDAGIRADVQVTLEGSGLID; this is encoded by the coding sequence ATATGCCCGGCCTGCTGTCTCTGGCGGCGGCTTCAGGATCGGATCAACCGCACGTTCAGCGAGCAGCTGGAGCGCATTCTGAAGGAAGCGCAGCAGCAGGGTATGGATCCTGTAGGGTTCGGCTTGCGTTACCGGGCCATGCATGCGGACGAACAGGAGTGGGAGGACTGGAAGGCCGCTTATCCCGATGCAGGCATTCGTGCGGACGTGCAGGTCACGCTGGAGGGAAGCGGGCTGATTGACTAG
- a CDS encoding phosphoglycerate kinase, which produces MNKKSVRDVEVQGKRVFVRVDFNVPQQDGKITDDTRIRETLPTIQYLIERGAKVILASHMGRPNGEVVEELRLTQAAARLSELLGKPVQKADEAIGENVKQLVTQLNEGDVLLLENVRFYPGEEKNDPELAKAFAELADLYVNDAFGAAHRAHASTEGIAHHLLAVSGLLMEKELEVLGKALSNPDRPFTAIVGGAKVKDKIGVIENLLNIADNIIIGGGLSYTFFKAQGYEIGKSLVDNEKLDLALSFIQKAKEKGVNFMLPQDIVVTDDFSVDANTKVVDVTAIPSDWEGVDIGPKTREIYAKTIHESKLVVWNGPMGVFEMAPFSNGTRAVAEACATTPAYTVIGGGDSAAAVEKFEMGDKMDHISTGGGASLEFMEGKALPGVVALNDK; this is translated from the coding sequence ATGAACAAGAAAAGCGTCCGTGATGTAGAAGTACAAGGGAAACGAGTTTTCGTGCGCGTGGATTTCAACGTGCCGCAGCAGGACGGAAAAATTACCGACGATACGCGGATTCGCGAAACCTTGCCGACGATTCAATATTTGATCGAGCGCGGCGCCAAGGTGATTCTCGCAAGCCATATGGGACGCCCGAACGGCGAAGTGGTGGAGGAGCTGCGTCTGACGCAAGCGGCCGCACGCTTGTCCGAGCTGCTCGGCAAGCCGGTGCAAAAGGCTGATGAAGCCATTGGCGAGAATGTGAAGCAATTGGTAACTCAGCTGAATGAAGGCGACGTGCTCTTGCTGGAGAATGTTCGCTTCTATCCAGGCGAAGAGAAGAACGATCCGGAATTGGCGAAGGCGTTCGCTGAGCTGGCAGACCTGTATGTGAACGATGCATTCGGAGCCGCTCACCGCGCGCATGCGTCTACAGAAGGAATCGCCCATCACTTGCTGGCGGTATCGGGTCTCTTGATGGAGAAGGAGCTCGAAGTGCTGGGCAAGGCGCTGTCTAACCCGGACCGTCCGTTTACAGCCATCGTAGGCGGTGCGAAGGTCAAGGACAAGATTGGCGTTATCGAGAACCTGCTGAACATTGCAGACAATATTATTATCGGCGGCGGCCTCTCCTACACCTTCTTCAAGGCGCAAGGATACGAGATCGGCAAATCGCTGGTAGATAACGAGAAGCTGGATCTGGCGCTGAGCTTTATTCAGAAAGCGAAAGAGAAGGGTGTCAACTTCATGCTTCCGCAAGATATCGTCGTGACAGACGATTTCAGTGTGGATGCCAACACCAAAGTCGTCGATGTGACTGCCATTCCGTCGGATTGGGAAGGCGTGGACATCGGTCCGAAGACGCGGGAAATCTATGCGAAGACGATTCACGAGTCGAAGCTGGTCGTTTGGAACGGTCCGATGGGCGTGTTCGAGATGGCGCCATTCTCTAACGGCACGCGTGCTGTAGCGGAAGCTTGCGCGACGACACCGGCATATACGGTAATCGGCGGCGGCGATTCCGCAGCGGCAGTCGAAAAGTTCGAGATGGGCGACAAGATGGATCATATCTCCACGGGCGGCGGCGCATCGCTGGAGTTCATGGAAGGCAAAGCGCTGCCGGGCGTAGTCGCATTGAACGACAAGTAA
- the clpP gene encoding ATP-dependent Clp endopeptidase proteolytic subunit ClpP — protein MQEQVKEESLMSFVPYVVEQTNRGERSYDIYSRLLKDRIILLGTPVNDQVANAIIAQMLFLTADDPEKDIHLYINSPGGSITAGMAIFDTMQFIKPDVSTICVGMAASMGAFLLAAGAKGKRFALPNSEVMIHQPLGGAEGQASDIEIRAKRILKMRDKLNQILSERTGQPLERIEKDTDRDYFMSAAEAADYGLIDKVITKTSEA, from the coding sequence ATACAGGAACAGGTAAAGGAGGAAAGCCTCATGAGTTTTGTGCCTTATGTCGTCGAACAAACCAACCGCGGAGAGCGTTCCTATGACATTTACTCCCGGTTGCTCAAGGATCGGATCATTCTGCTCGGCACACCTGTCAACGATCAGGTGGCCAATGCGATTATTGCGCAAATGCTGTTTCTGACTGCGGATGATCCCGAGAAAGACATTCACTTGTACATCAACAGCCCCGGCGGATCGATCACGGCCGGTATGGCGATTTTTGACACGATGCAGTTCATTAAGCCGGACGTCTCCACGATTTGTGTGGGCATGGCCGCTTCCATGGGGGCCTTCCTGCTCGCAGCCGGCGCCAAGGGCAAGCGCTTTGCCCTGCCGAACAGCGAGGTTATGATCCACCAGCCGCTCGGCGGCGCAGAGGGCCAGGCTTCGGACATCGAGATCCGCGCGAAGCGCATCCTGAAGATGCGCGACAAGCTGAATCAGATCCTGTCTGAACGTACCGGCCAGCCGCTGGAGCGCATCGAGAAGGACACGGATCGCGATTACTTCATGAGCGCTGCCGAAGCAGCCGATTATGGACTGATCGACAAGGTCATCACGAAAACAAGCGAAGCGTAA
- a CDS encoding SIMPL domain-containing protein has product MTAWRKAGLAVAVAACLLAASPFMQGGEWLKSRPAAAADGGVGTERTITVTGQGSMEIAPDIAYVQLGIQTRAATAQAAQSENAEAFQELEKVLFETYKLDPKDVQTTGFHVNPEFDYSDKQGPKVTGYAVTHAIQVSYRDLETIGPLLDAASRAGVNQINGIRFGTEKSEQYEIDVLAKAMANARAKAEAIAKTENRTVQQVLHVSQGQVSMPDNGLFPARKMVELTTEQAVSTPISAGQLTISTTVTVQYSF; this is encoded by the coding sequence ATGACAGCATGGAGGAAAGCTGGGCTTGCTGTTGCTGTAGCGGCTTGTTTGCTGGCGGCTTCCCCTTTCATGCAAGGGGGCGAATGGTTGAAATCACGACCGGCAGCAGCTGCAGATGGAGGAGTCGGGACAGAGCGTACGATTACCGTCACTGGCCAAGGCTCCATGGAGATTGCGCCGGATATCGCGTATGTGCAGCTAGGTATCCAAACCCGCGCCGCGACCGCGCAGGCCGCGCAATCGGAGAATGCCGAAGCCTTCCAGGAGCTTGAGAAGGTTCTGTTCGAAACGTACAAGCTTGATCCCAAAGATGTGCAGACTACGGGTTTCCACGTCAATCCGGAATTCGACTATTCAGACAAGCAGGGGCCTAAAGTGACCGGTTATGCGGTGACGCACGCGATTCAAGTATCTTATCGGGATCTGGAAACGATTGGTCCGCTGCTCGACGCGGCTTCCCGGGCCGGGGTCAACCAGATTAACGGCATACGCTTCGGCACAGAGAAATCCGAACAATATGAAATCGACGTGCTGGCTAAGGCGATGGCGAATGCGCGTGCGAAGGCCGAGGCAATCGCCAAGACCGAGAATCGCACCGTTCAGCAGGTGCTTCACGTTTCGCAAGGGCAAGTGAGCATGCCTGACAACGGGCTGTTCCCTGCGCGGAAGATGGTGGAGCTGACGACGGAGCAAGCGGTGTCTACCCCGATTTCAGCTGGTCAGCTTACGATCAGCACGACTGTTACGGTACAATATTCGTTTTAA
- a CDS encoding spore germination protein, producing MSSAIRVVKYGLILMATFLFGLLGVMIGFIGLLYYMCNLRSYGQPYLKLFTKEKPLPEGKQERSRSSLF from the coding sequence ATGAGTTCCGCTATTCGGGTGGTGAAGTATGGGTTGATCCTGATGGCCACTTTTTTGTTTGGGCTGTTGGGCGTCATGATCGGGTTTATCGGCTTGCTTTACTATATGTGCAACCTTCGCTCCTACGGACAGCCGTACTTGAAGCTGTTCACCAAGGAGAAGCCGCTGCCTGAAGGGAAGCAGGAGCGCTCGAGATCATCATTGTTCTGA
- a CDS encoding glycoside hydrolase family 18 protein translates to MQIHVIQPGQSLWGIAQAYGTTVEEIVRANALPNAGQLVVGQALVIPINGQYYWVQPGDSLYTIAARFGLSVQRLASVNQLNLNMPLQVGVRLYIPPQPKVPTEANAYIEPRGESVSPELLQAAQEAAPYLTYLAPFSFQIQRDGTLDPPPLESLPAVAEQHGVTLMMVVTNLENEQFSDELGRIILNDEAVQTRLLDNILDAAARYGFRDIHFDLEFLRPADREAYNRFLRRAAARIHEQGYLISTALAPKTSATQAGAWYEAHDYRAHGEIVDFVVIMTYEWGYSGGPPMPVSPIGPVRQVLEYALTEMPGSKIMMGQNLYGYDWTLPFVPGGEYARALSPQAAIALAARENAAIQYDWQAQAPHFDYVDDEGASHKVWFEDARSIQAKFNLMKELGLRGISYWKLGLPFPQNWLLLDSNFTIVKNPAG, encoded by the coding sequence ATGCAAATTCATGTGATTCAACCAGGACAGTCATTGTGGGGCATTGCGCAGGCATACGGAACAACGGTCGAGGAGATCGTGCGCGCCAACGCATTGCCCAATGCTGGCCAGCTAGTAGTTGGCCAAGCATTGGTCATACCGATTAACGGCCAATATTATTGGGTGCAGCCAGGGGATAGCCTGTACACAATCGCCGCGCGTTTCGGGCTGTCAGTGCAGCGCCTGGCGAGCGTGAACCAACTGAACCTGAATATGCCGCTGCAGGTGGGGGTGCGTCTGTATATCCCCCCTCAGCCGAAGGTTCCAACAGAAGCGAACGCATATATCGAGCCGCGGGGTGAAAGTGTTTCTCCGGAGCTGCTTCAGGCTGCACAAGAAGCCGCGCCATATCTCACTTATCTGGCTCCGTTCAGCTTCCAGATACAGCGGGATGGCACGCTCGATCCCCCGCCGCTGGAGTCCTTGCCGGCAGTTGCCGAGCAGCATGGCGTGACGTTAATGATGGTCGTCACCAACCTGGAAAACGAGCAGTTCAGCGATGAGCTGGGCCGCATTATCCTGAACGACGAAGCGGTCCAGACCCGGCTGCTGGACAATATTCTGGACGCGGCCGCGCGTTACGGATTTCGCGATATTCACTTTGACCTCGAATTTTTGCGTCCGGCTGACCGTGAAGCATATAACCGCTTCTTGCGCAGGGCAGCTGCGCGAATTCACGAACAAGGCTATCTGATTTCGACCGCCTTGGCGCCGAAAACCAGCGCAACGCAGGCGGGCGCCTGGTACGAGGCTCATGACTACCGCGCTCATGGCGAAATCGTAGACTTCGTCGTCATCATGACTTATGAGTGGGGGTACAGCGGCGGACCGCCAATGCCGGTATCGCCGATCGGACCCGTTCGGCAGGTGCTGGAGTACGCCCTTACCGAAATGCCGGGCTCCAAGATCATGATGGGCCAGAACCTGTACGGCTACGATTGGACCTTGCCCTTTGTTCCCGGCGGCGAATATGCCAGAGCGCTGAGTCCGCAGGCTGCCATAGCGCTGGCCGCCCGCGAGAATGCCGCCATCCAATATGACTGGCAGGCGCAGGCGCCGCATTTCGATTACGTGGATGACGAGGGGGCAAGCCACAAGGTCTGGTTCGAGGATGCCCGCTCCATTCAGGCCAAATTCAATCTCATGAAGGAGCTGGGCTTGCGGGGGATCAGCTACTGGAAGCTCGGCCTGCCGTTCCCGCAAAACTGGCTGCTGCTGGACAGCAATTTCACCATCGTCAAAAACCCGGCGGGATAA
- the gap gene encoding type I glyceraldehyde-3-phosphate dehydrogenase, with the protein MVKIGINGFGRIGRNVFRAALNNPEVEVVAVNDLTDVKMLAHLLKYDTTHGRLDATVEVAEGGLQVNGKLVKVFAERDPGNLPWGEAGAEIVVESTGIFTAKEKAEAHLKGGAKKVIISAPATNEDITIVMGVNEDKYDPASHTVISNASCTTNCLAPFAKVLNDKFGIVKGMMTTVHSYTNDQSVLDVPHKDARRARAAAENIIPSTTGAAKAVSLVLPELKGKLNGMAMRVPTPNVSVTDLVVELSQNVTVDQVNAALKEASEGALKGIMNYSEEPLVSSDYNGDPASSTIDALSTMVVGDNMVKVVSWYDNEWGYSNRVVDLASYIASKGL; encoded by the coding sequence ATGGTTAAAATTGGCATTAATGGATTTGGACGTATCGGACGCAACGTGTTCCGTGCTGCTCTGAACAATCCGGAAGTAGAAGTGGTGGCGGTTAACGATCTGACAGACGTGAAGATGCTTGCTCACTTGCTCAAATACGACACGACTCACGGCAGACTTGACGCAACGGTAGAAGTTGCAGAAGGCGGTCTGCAGGTAAATGGCAAGCTGGTGAAAGTATTCGCCGAGCGCGATCCTGGAAACCTGCCTTGGGGTGAGGCTGGCGCTGAGATCGTAGTAGAATCCACAGGTATCTTTACTGCGAAGGAAAAGGCGGAAGCGCATCTGAAAGGCGGCGCGAAGAAGGTTATTATCTCCGCTCCGGCAACGAACGAAGATATCACGATCGTTATGGGTGTAAACGAAGACAAGTACGATCCGGCAAGCCATACGGTCATCTCCAACGCGTCTTGTACAACGAACTGCTTGGCGCCATTCGCGAAAGTATTGAATGACAAGTTCGGCATCGTAAAGGGCATGATGACTACAGTTCACTCTTACACGAATGACCAGTCCGTTCTGGACGTGCCTCATAAGGACGCTCGCCGCGCGCGTGCTGCTGCAGAGAACATCATTCCTTCCACAACAGGCGCAGCGAAAGCTGTTTCTCTCGTGTTGCCTGAACTGAAGGGCAAGCTGAACGGTATGGCTATGCGTGTTCCTACACCGAACGTATCCGTAACGGACCTCGTTGTAGAACTGAGCCAGAACGTAACTGTAGATCAAGTCAATGCTGCGCTGAAAGAAGCTTCCGAAGGCGCGCTGAAGGGCATCATGAACTATTCCGAGGAGCCGCTTGTTTCGAGCGACTACAATGGCGATCCGGCTTCCTCCACGATTGACGCCCTGTCCACAATGGTTGTAGGCGACAACATGGTGAAGGTTGTTTCCTGGTACGACAATGAGTGGGGTTACTCCAACCGCGTTGTGGATCTCGCTTCCTACATCGCAAGCAAAGGTCTGTAA